A portion of the Diprion similis isolate iyDipSimi1 chromosome 4, iyDipSimi1.1, whole genome shotgun sequence genome contains these proteins:
- the LOC124405402 gene encoding uronyl 2-sulfotransferase-like, whose translation MMSKNKLPRMRRSNANLLTSLIACLTVAFIVFNKALMQPEHLSSKVSVRTTTDAHSYSSSLRVNISRRDHSQAYRHVTPSLAELGGRRSVPEMSENTLMVTRIFGAGSELLVLILQRLQGRNAFKHIRLPSGDDNLLTTLQQELLVEDITTIIRQEAVPLTFDADVRFLNFSAFGRQAPTYISMVRDPLDPKVLRRFQKDDAAELRYCGAIAHFCGQDPRCTHENRTWAMAEAQANVERWYPVVGLLEYIEPTLKILERSFSYFFKGATDVYSELQVKKKIGIPWKPKMRTTLEGKHLMGPLAKEVEFYLWLKSRLLCQNCGNG comes from the exons ATGATGAGTAAGAATAAACTGCCGAGGATGCGTCGTTCCAACGCTAATTTGTTAACGAGCCTGATTGCTTGTCTCACCGTGGCTTTCATAGTATTTAATAAGGCACTTATGCAGCCGGAACACTTGTCTTCAAAGGTGAGTGTCCGGACGACGACAGACGCCCACAGCTACTCGTCAAGCCTCCGGGTCAATATTTCAAGGAGGGATCATTCTCAG GCATATCGACACGTGACCCCGTCTTTAGCCGAGCTAGGAGGTCGCCGAAGTGTCCCAGAAATGAGTGAGAACACGCTGATGGTAACGCGGATTTTTGGTGCTGGATCAGAACTTTTGGTTCTCATTTTGCAACGACTTCAGGGACGGAATGCTTTCAAGCACATCAGGCTGCCTTCCGGAGACGATAATCTTCTCACTACGCTTCAGCAG GAGCTTCTCGTCGAAGATATCACCACCATCATCAGGCAAGAGGCTGTTCCGTTGACCTTTGACGCTGATGTccgattcctcaatttctcagCCTTCGGACGACAGGCTCCAACTTACATTTCCATGGTCAGGGACCCACTCGACCCTAAAGTACTGCGAAG GTTTCAGAAAGATGACGCTGCTGAGTTAAGGTATTGCGGAGCAATCGCCCATTTTTGTGGACAGGATCCACGATGCac ACACGAAAATCGCACCTGGGCAATGGCCGAAGCTCAAGCCAATGTTGAACGGTGGTATCCTGTCGTTGGACTGCTCGAGTACATCGAACCTACGCTGAAAATTCTTGAACGTAGTTTCTCCTACTTCTTCAAGGGAGCCACGGATGTTTATTCGGAATTAC aggtgaaaaaaaagattgggATACCATGGAAGCCGAAAATGCGGACTACATTGGAGGGGAAACATCTGATGGGACCACTGGCAAAGGAAGTGGAATTTTATCTGTGGTTGAAATCGCGGCTGCTTTGTCAGAATTGCGGCAATGGTTGA
- the LOC124405461 gene encoding protein kintoun has product MAVYNSRLKKNWEDLDVTKEELETITDCLKKEEFRKLLFEYAEEVTNPENKKLYQSEIAQLERERGVEVTFVNPEPGYVIKTSVDGSRKCFVNISQSTSVGKPSSRPSCEGGSRGLQWSIPHTLAPPRDDLDKKSARCVVFDVVFHPDTLHLASKNSKFRETVNQTALDGVESSFKVKLDRNNLKFPKMSFKGVSQPTVIRKKSERPMEPSDVDLEPEIYQKLMTSYDKNREEQLQALEKPAKRPSPPTKYFDEGRSKESECSVYTTPKFVVKHQDNVDIQDFHNHKNARLHKTIPKTLVVEIDLPLLKSAGDATLDVQERLVVLKSEKPAKYQLQLPLPYSVDPDNGGAKFDPKNKKLTVTLPVLRGVVPLCDNREDSGVDSDHGSPLADSGDDEEAGKKALVTIIDRESAFGECEEDTALRTSNESLPDEPAFMKPDVKYSLPAFSCNLYDKTLAFTIHLKNVDPDSIRHRMLKDNSGVHVLLTSVGAGFFPVYYSMCFKTGRESIRPESLVIEPWDNNVVFTVTLEDRREGVTKYFVGIDEEFMELRELFAPVSLKNKLNELMIQPCPQTNKKIEVVGEGDDIVINITPNQLDSDDEAEREDTDSSRYDDHRSISESSGDELGNFRGTVSRSKGILKSRRNYGFTRSVSESSVDDSAMLASSIDFHSDSIPEMNSESGSSSLKKTVRFNDVVARQLYRSNSSILGQRKKNQRKLRNKKRAHDRRTSESENSESEERAEKYKINPKNTPPENNIHENVKPILNYDKSMVHKKSEHIDIENQKNHNSHSSKRNDESTEKRHWNDDNENGTNVVTEVFKNDLIFDLDI; this is encoded by the exons ATGGCCGTGTACAACTCGCGTTTAAAAAAGAATTGGGAGGATTTGGACGTGACGAAGGAAGAGCTAGAGACGATAACTGACTGCCTGAAGAAAGAGGAATTCCGGAAACTCCTATTCGAGTACGCCGAGGAGGTGACCAACCCCGAGAACAAGAAACTCTATCAATCTGAGATCGCGCAgctggagagagagagaggcgttGAGGTGACGTTCGTTAACCCTGAGCCGGGTTACGTAATAAAAACAAGCGTCGACGGCAGCAGGAAGTGCTTCGTAAACATAAGCCAGAGCACGAGTGTCGGCAAGCCTTCGAGCCGGCCAAGCTGCGAGGGTGGTAGCAGAGGGCTGCAATGGTCGATTCCTCACACCTTGGCTCCCCCCCGCGATGACCTCGACAAGAAGAGCGCCCGGTGCGTCGTCTTCGACGTGGTTTTCCATCCAGACACCCTGCACTTGGCGAGTAAGAACTCCAAGTTCCGAGAGACGGTCAACCAGACGGCGTTGGACGGTGTGGAGAGCAGTTTCAAGGTCAAGCTTGACCGGAACAACCTCAAGTTCCCTAAGATGAGCTTCAAGGGTGTCAGCCAGCCGACGGTGATCAGAAAGAAGTCGGAGCGACCGATGGAGCCATCCGACGTTGACCTCGAGCCAGAGATTTATCAGAAGCTGATGACCAGCTACGACAAGAACCGTGAGGAGCAGCTTCAAGCCTTGGAAAAACCCGCCAAGCGCCCGTCGCCTCCGACCAAGTACTTCGACGAGGGTAGGAGCAAGGAGAGCGAGTGCTCCGTGTACACCACTCCAAAGTTCGTCGTCAAGCATCAGGATAACGTCGATATACAAGACTTTCATAACCACAAAAATGCCAGGCTTCATAAAACTATTCCCAAAACACTTGTCGTCGAAATCGACTTACCCCTTCTCAAAAGCGCCGGCGATGCCACGCTCGACGTTCAAGAACGGCTGGTAGTGCTGAAGAGCGAGAAACCCGCTAAGTATCAGCTTCAACTCCCTCTGCCTTATAGTGTCGATCCAGATAATGGAGGCGCAAAGTTTGACCCTAAAAACAAGAAGCTCACCGTCACTCTGCCTGTCCTCAGGGGTGTCGTTCCGCTCTGTGATAACAGGGAGGATAGCGGAGTCGACAGTGATCATGGCAGCCCTTTGGCAGACTCTGGCGACGATGAGGAGGCTGGGAAAAAGGCTCTGGTTACCATTATTGATAGGGAAAGTGCGTTCGGTGAATGTGAGGAAGATACCGCGCTAAGAACTAGTAACGAAAGCTTGCCTGATGAACCGGCGTTCATGAAACCTGATGTCAAATATTCCCTTCCTGCCTTTAGCTGTAATTTGTATGATAAGACCCTCGCTTTTACTATCCACCTTAAGAATGTCGATCCCGATTCGATACGGCACAGAATGCTGAAAGACAATTCGGGCGTTCATGTGCTGCTCACGTCGGTCGGAGCTGGATTTTTTCCTGTTTATTATTCCATGTGCTTTAAGACTGGGCGAGAATCTATTCGTCCCGAATCACTGGTCATAGAGCCTTGGGATAACAATGTTGTCTTTACCGTCACCTTAGAAGATCGCAGGGAAGGTGTGACTAAGTACTTCGTTGGAATCGACGAGGAGTTTATGGAACTCAGGGAACTGTTCGCCCCTGTTTCGCTCAAAAATAAACTCAATGAACTTatg ATCCAGCCTTGTCCACAAACAAATAAGAAGATTGAAGTTGTCGGAGAAGGCGATGACATTGTGATTAATATAACGCCAAATCAGTTGGATTCAGACGATGAGGCTGAGCGAGAAGATACAGACTCTTCACGATACGACGATCATAGATCAATATCAGAAAGTAGCGGTGATGAATTAGGAAATTTTCGTGGTACCGTTAGCAGGTCTAAGGGTATACTAAAGTCCCGTCGTAATTATGGCTTCACACGTTCGGTTTCCGAATCAAGCGTAGACGATAGCGCTATGCTTGCTTCTTCCATAGACTTCCATTCCGACTCAATTCCAGAAATGAATTCTGAGTCTGGAAGTTCGAGTTTGAAGAAGACAGTTCGTTTTAACGACGTTGTTGCTCGCCAATTATACAG ATCCAACTCAAGTATCCTAGGACAGCGTAAGAAGAACCAGCGTAAATTACGCAATAAAAAACGTGCGCACGATCGTAGAACTAGTGAAAGTGAAAACTCTGAGAGTGAGGAGCGTGCGGAAAAGTACAAAATTAATCCTAAAAATACCCCACCGGAAAATAACATCCATGAAAATGTGAAGCCGATATTAAATTACGATAAATCGATGGTACACAAAAAATCTGAGCATATCGAtatagaaaatcaaaaaaatcacaacTCTCATTCCAGTAAACGAAACGATGAGAGTACAGAGAAACGACATTGgaatgatgataatgaaaatGGTACAAACGTTGTTACAGAAGTTTTCAAGaacgatttaatttttgatcttgatatttaa